In Haloarcula salinisoli, one genomic interval encodes:
- a CDS encoding DNA-directed RNA polymerase subunit L produces MDLRVIDKSETELSIEIAGEDHTFMNVIKGALLETEGVTAATYDVNPEQSGGQTDPVLTIKTASDVDALDALEAGTDRVIEKADNLTEAFEAAA; encoded by the coding sequence ATGGACCTGCGCGTCATCGACAAGTCGGAGACGGAGCTCTCTATCGAGATTGCGGGCGAAGACCACACATTCATGAACGTCATCAAAGGGGCGCTGCTGGAGACCGAAGGCGTCACCGCTGCGACCTACGACGTCAACCCCGAGCAGTCCGGTGGCCAGACCGACCCCGTCCTGACCATCAAGACGGCGTCGGACGTCGACGCCCTCGACGCCCTCGAAGCGGGCACCGACCGCGTCATCGAGAAGGCGGACAACCTCACCGAGGCGTTCGAGGCCGCGGCCTGA
- a CDS encoding HalOD1 output domain-containing protein, with translation MRTRSMGEPQSASQAVVEAVAARAGVDPLELETPLYDAIDPDELDALLEGTNRGGRSPVEVTLRYNGYMVTVDGDLTVTITE, from the coding sequence ATGAGAACCAGGTCAATGGGGGAGCCACAATCAGCCAGTCAGGCGGTAGTCGAAGCGGTCGCAGCACGGGCAGGCGTCGACCCGCTAGAGCTCGAGACGCCGCTGTACGACGCTATCGACCCAGACGAACTGGATGCCCTGCTCGAGGGAACGAACCGGGGCGGCCGCTCGCCGGTCGAGGTAACGCTGCGCTACAACGGGTATATGGTCACCGTCGACGGCGACCTGACGGTCACTATCACCGAGTGA
- the hisF gene encoding imidazole glycerol phosphate synthase subunit HisF, translating to MTLTKRIIPCIDVDVDENGDAAVYTGVNFEDLEYTGDPVEMAKAYNESGADEFVFLDITASAEGRETMLETVSAVADEVFIPLTVGGGIRTRDDIKETLRAGADKVSINSGAIANPDLIDEGAAAFGSQCIVISLDARRRFDGQGEQYVEVDGESCWFECTVKGGREGTGLDAVEWAKEAERRGAGEIFVNSIDADGTKDGYDIPLMKAVCDAVSTPVIASSGCGGPEDMEEVFVDAGADAGLAASIFHFGEYSIAETKRYLDEQGIPVRL from the coding sequence ATGACTCTCACCAAGCGGATAATCCCCTGTATCGACGTCGACGTCGACGAGAACGGGGACGCGGCCGTCTACACCGGCGTGAACTTCGAGGACCTGGAGTACACCGGCGACCCGGTGGAGATGGCAAAGGCCTACAACGAGTCGGGGGCCGACGAGTTCGTCTTTCTGGACATCACCGCCTCGGCGGAGGGCCGCGAGACGATGCTCGAGACCGTCTCGGCCGTTGCCGACGAGGTCTTCATCCCGCTCACGGTCGGCGGTGGCATCCGGACTCGCGACGATATCAAGGAGACGCTGCGGGCCGGCGCGGACAAGGTCTCGATAAATTCGGGCGCTATCGCGAACCCGGACCTCATCGACGAAGGCGCTGCAGCCTTTGGCAGTCAGTGTATCGTCATCTCGCTGGACGCGCGTCGTCGCTTCGACGGGCAGGGCGAGCAGTACGTCGAGGTCGACGGCGAGTCCTGCTGGTTCGAGTGTACCGTCAAGGGCGGCCGCGAGGGCACTGGTCTAGACGCCGTCGAGTGGGCCAAGGAAGCCGAACGCCGCGGCGCCGGGGAGATATTCGTCAACTCCATCGACGCCGACGGCACCAAAGACGGCTACGACATCCCGCTGATGAAAGCGGTCTGTGACGCCGTCTCGACGCCGGTTATCGCTTCCTCTGGCTGTGGTGGCCCAGAGGACATGGAAGAGGTGTTTGTCGACGCCGGCGCCGACGCCGGGCTGGCGGCCTCTATCTTCCACTTCGGCGAGTACTCTATCGCGGAGACCAAACGGTATCTCGACGAGCAGGGGATTCCGGTCCGCCTGTAG